The Chlorocebus sabaeus isolate Y175 chromosome 1, mChlSab1.0.hap1, whole genome shotgun sequence genome includes a region encoding these proteins:
- the C1H11orf24 gene encoding uncharacterized protein C11orf24 homolog isoform X1, which translates to MWTFFQTLDASVTRVESLPSSHMCHKGWHGPGVPHHVAFTPCKARPHPATQCQARSFPRRKMAQAGGMPLAAASGNFVPNKMWNGLVKRNASVETVDNKTSEDITMAATSPVTLTKGTSAAHFNSTEVTTEDTSRTDVSEPATSGGAADGAASNAPTTAASNATVASSAPTTAASSAPTTLAPATPTSTGWTPSTTATGHPSLSTALAQMPNSTVPRTATLATLATHAQTVATTTDTGSPMSTQQSASKHMPGDTTASPAAPTRPQAQGPISQVSVDQPVVNTTPEPTPTLTVVTTTKAQAQEPTASPVPVPHTSPIPEVEATSPTTQPSLTPYTQRAAGPGTPQAPEQVATEVTPGTDSTGPTPRSSGGPKMLATDSCQPSTQGQYLVVTTAPLTQAVVDKTILLVVLLLGVTLFITVLVLFALQAYESYKKKDYTQVDYLINGMYADSEM; encoded by the exons ATGTGGACTTTCTTTCAAACTCTAGATGCGTCTGTTACCAGAGTGGAGAGTCTGCCTTCGTCTCACATGTGCCACAAAGGATGGCATGGCCCGGGAGTGCCCCACCACGTGGCTTTCACCCCCTGCAAAGCCAGACCTCATCCAGCGACACAGTGCCAAGCCCGCAGCTTTCCAAGGAGGAAGATGGCCCAGGCTGGGGGCATGCCCTTAGCAGCAGCCTCTG GCAACTTTGTCCCTAACAAAATGTGGAATGGATTAGTCAAGAGGAATGCATCTGTGGAAACAGTTGATAATAAAACGTCTGAGGATATAACCATGGCAGCAACTTCTCCTGTCACGTTGACCAAAGGGACTTCGGCAGCCCACTTCAACTCTACGGAAGTCACAACAGAGGACACAAGCAGGACAGACGTGAGTGAACCAGCAACTTCAGGAGGTGCAGCTGATGGTGCGGCCTCCAATGCTCCCACGACTGCAGCCTCCAATGCGACTGTAGCCTCCAGTGCTCCCACGACTGCGGCCTCCAGTGCTCCTACGACACTCGCACCCGCCACGCCTACATCCACAGGGTGGACGCCATCCACTACCGCCACTGGGCATCCATCTCTCAGCACAGCCCTCGCACAAATGCCAAATAGCACGGTGCCAAGAACAGCAACCCTGGCCACGTTGGCCACACATGCTCAGACTGTGGCGACCACAACAGACACGGGCAGCCCCATGAGCACTCAGCAAAGTGCTTCCAAGCACATGCCTGGTGACACCACGGCAAGCCCTGCAGCCCCTACGCGTCCCCAAGCACAAGGTCCCATCAGCCAGGTGTCAGTGGACCAGCCTGTGGTTAACACAACCCCAgagcccacccccaccctcacagTGGTGACCACCACCAAGGCACAAGCCCAGGAGCCAACTGCCAGCCCAGTGCCAGTGCCTCACACCAGCCCAATCCCTGAGGTGGAGGCCACGTCCCCCACGACACAGCCAAGCCTCACGCCATACACCCAGAGGGCCGCTGGGCCAGGCACACCCCAGGCACCGGAGCAGGTAGCGACTGAGGTCACGCCAGGTACTGATTCCACTGGGCCAACACCCAGGAGCTCAGGGGGCCCTAAGATGCTAGCCACGGACTCATGCCAGCCCAGCACCCAAGGCCAGTACCTGGTGGTCACCACTGCGCCCCTCACCCAGGCCGTGGTGGACAAAACTATCCTCCTGGTGGTGCTGTTACTCGGGGTGACCCTTTTCATCACAGTCTTGGTTTTGTTTGCCCTGCAGGCCTATGAGAGCTATAAGAAGAAGGACTACACCCAGGTGGACTACTTAATCAATGGGATGTATGCGGACTCGGAAATGTGA
- the C1H11orf24 gene encoding uncharacterized protein C11orf24 homolog isoform X3 produces MCHKGWHGPGVPHHVAFTPCKARPHPATQCQARSFPRRKMAQAGGMPLAAASGNFVPNKMWNGLVKRNASVETVDNKTSEDITMAATSPVTLTKGTSAAHFNSTEVTTEDTSRTDVSEPATSGGAADGAASNAPTTAASNATVASSAPTTAASSAPTTLAPATPTSTGWTPSTTATGHPSLSTALAQMPNSTVPRTATLATLATHAQTVATTTDTGSPMSTQQSASKHMPGDTTASPAAPTRPQAQGPISQVSVDQPVVNTTPEPTPTLTVVTTTKAQAQEPTASPVPVPHTSPIPEVEATSPTTQPSLTPYTQRAAGPGTPQAPEQVATEVTPGTDSTGPTPRSSGGPKMLATDSCQPSTQGQYLVVTTAPLTQAVVDKTILLVVLLLGVTLFITVLVLFALQAYESYKKKDYTQVDYLINGMYADSEM; encoded by the exons ATGTGCCACAAAGGATGGCATGGCCCGGGAGTGCCCCACCACGTGGCTTTCACCCCCTGCAAAGCCAGACCTCATCCAGCGACACAGTGCCAAGCCCGCAGCTTTCCAAGGAGGAAGATGGCCCAGGCTGGGGGCATGCCCTTAGCAGCAGCCTCTG GCAACTTTGTCCCTAACAAAATGTGGAATGGATTAGTCAAGAGGAATGCATCTGTGGAAACAGTTGATAATAAAACGTCTGAGGATATAACCATGGCAGCAACTTCTCCTGTCACGTTGACCAAAGGGACTTCGGCAGCCCACTTCAACTCTACGGAAGTCACAACAGAGGACACAAGCAGGACAGACGTGAGTGAACCAGCAACTTCAGGAGGTGCAGCTGATGGTGCGGCCTCCAATGCTCCCACGACTGCAGCCTCCAATGCGACTGTAGCCTCCAGTGCTCCCACGACTGCGGCCTCCAGTGCTCCTACGACACTCGCACCCGCCACGCCTACATCCACAGGGTGGACGCCATCCACTACCGCCACTGGGCATCCATCTCTCAGCACAGCCCTCGCACAAATGCCAAATAGCACGGTGCCAAGAACAGCAACCCTGGCCACGTTGGCCACACATGCTCAGACTGTGGCGACCACAACAGACACGGGCAGCCCCATGAGCACTCAGCAAAGTGCTTCCAAGCACATGCCTGGTGACACCACGGCAAGCCCTGCAGCCCCTACGCGTCCCCAAGCACAAGGTCCCATCAGCCAGGTGTCAGTGGACCAGCCTGTGGTTAACACAACCCCAgagcccacccccaccctcacagTGGTGACCACCACCAAGGCACAAGCCCAGGAGCCAACTGCCAGCCCAGTGCCAGTGCCTCACACCAGCCCAATCCCTGAGGTGGAGGCCACGTCCCCCACGACACAGCCAAGCCTCACGCCATACACCCAGAGGGCCGCTGGGCCAGGCACACCCCAGGCACCGGAGCAGGTAGCGACTGAGGTCACGCCAGGTACTGATTCCACTGGGCCAACACCCAGGAGCTCAGGGGGCCCTAAGATGCTAGCCACGGACTCATGCCAGCCCAGCACCCAAGGCCAGTACCTGGTGGTCACCACTGCGCCCCTCACCCAGGCCGTGGTGGACAAAACTATCCTCCTGGTGGTGCTGTTACTCGGGGTGACCCTTTTCATCACAGTCTTGGTTTTGTTTGCCCTGCAGGCCTATGAGAGCTATAAGAAGAAGGACTACACCCAGGTGGACTACTTAATCAATGGGATGTATGCGGACTCGGAAATGTGA
- the C1H11orf24 gene encoding uncharacterized protein C11orf24 homolog isoform X2 has protein sequence MWTALVLIWIFSLSLSESHVVSNDPRNFVPNKMWNGLVKRNASVETVDNKTSEDITMAATSPVTLTKGTSAAHFNSTEVTTEDTSRTDVSEPATSGGAADGAASNAPTTAASNATVASSAPTTAASSAPTTLAPATPTSTGWTPSTTATGHPSLSTALAQMPNSTVPRTATLATLATHAQTVATTTDTGSPMSTQQSASKHMPGDTTASPAAPTRPQAQGPISQVSVDQPVVNTTPEPTPTLTVVTTTKAQAQEPTASPVPVPHTSPIPEVEATSPTTQPSLTPYTQRAAGPGTPQAPEQVATEVTPGTDSTGPTPRSSGGPKMLATDSCQPSTQGQYLVVTTAPLTQAVVDKTILLVVLLLGVTLFITVLVLFALQAYESYKKKDYTQVDYLINGMYADSEM, from the exons ATGTGGACAGCTCTTGTGCTCATTTGGATTTTTTCCTTGTCCTTATCGGAAAGCCATGTGGTATCCAATGATCCAC GCAACTTTGTCCCTAACAAAATGTGGAATGGATTAGTCAAGAGGAATGCATCTGTGGAAACAGTTGATAATAAAACGTCTGAGGATATAACCATGGCAGCAACTTCTCCTGTCACGTTGACCAAAGGGACTTCGGCAGCCCACTTCAACTCTACGGAAGTCACAACAGAGGACACAAGCAGGACAGACGTGAGTGAACCAGCAACTTCAGGAGGTGCAGCTGATGGTGCGGCCTCCAATGCTCCCACGACTGCAGCCTCCAATGCGACTGTAGCCTCCAGTGCTCCCACGACTGCGGCCTCCAGTGCTCCTACGACACTCGCACCCGCCACGCCTACATCCACAGGGTGGACGCCATCCACTACCGCCACTGGGCATCCATCTCTCAGCACAGCCCTCGCACAAATGCCAAATAGCACGGTGCCAAGAACAGCAACCCTGGCCACGTTGGCCACACATGCTCAGACTGTGGCGACCACAACAGACACGGGCAGCCCCATGAGCACTCAGCAAAGTGCTTCCAAGCACATGCCTGGTGACACCACGGCAAGCCCTGCAGCCCCTACGCGTCCCCAAGCACAAGGTCCCATCAGCCAGGTGTCAGTGGACCAGCCTGTGGTTAACACAACCCCAgagcccacccccaccctcacagTGGTGACCACCACCAAGGCACAAGCCCAGGAGCCAACTGCCAGCCCAGTGCCAGTGCCTCACACCAGCCCAATCCCTGAGGTGGAGGCCACGTCCCCCACGACACAGCCAAGCCTCACGCCATACACCCAGAGGGCCGCTGGGCCAGGCACACCCCAGGCACCGGAGCAGGTAGCGACTGAGGTCACGCCAGGTACTGATTCCACTGGGCCAACACCCAGGAGCTCAGGGGGCCCTAAGATGCTAGCCACGGACTCATGCCAGCCCAGCACCCAAGGCCAGTACCTGGTGGTCACCACTGCGCCCCTCACCCAGGCCGTGGTGGACAAAACTATCCTCCTGGTGGTGCTGTTACTCGGGGTGACCCTTTTCATCACAGTCTTGGTTTTGTTTGCCCTGCAGGCCTATGAGAGCTATAAGAAGAAGGACTACACCCAGGTGGACTACTTAATCAATGGGATGTATGCGGACTCGGAAATGTGA